The DNA segment TCTTATCAATATACTGAGTCACTAGAATTTAGAATTGGATTTACGATTACGGTGCACTGAGTAAATTGATTCATCATCAAGTGACGTTGTAAACGGTCTTGAGCgtgaatcataaattattacGATTAACTATTGCTCTTTCTATTCAAAGAATGAATACTTGAGTAGGTAGCGAACACTTTCTCATTTTCTGTTGAAGCACCCGTATCTATTTCATTTACTCTTGAAGTGACAGTCAGTCAGATTTGATTCATCAGCCCAAAATTTTTGTGAGTCACTCGTTTCCTACAACGATAGCATTGTGTTACACTCTTTTGCACTCTCTCTTACTcgctctctttctttctttatctataatatctctctttctatctctagtcttatcatcataatcatcatcatctgctATGCATCGTAAAAATTCAACCAAAAATCATACACTCACATTAAATCATTATTTACCGTACATACAAAAATATCTTACAAACAAATATACATATTATACaaatatgtattattataatatcatgcTAGAACATCCTTATAATAATTCAGGTGAAAAAGATGAagattattttaatatattcaaTCCAATTTTAAAGAAATATATTTAGATCACTAACTTATTGAACATGAAAACGCAAGCTATGATCAATTTGCAAATTCATTTTGAGAGATAGCGCTGTTTTACAATATGAAAACTGTCACTCGGTAATAACgtagagtaaagataccgtaTAAGATTACTAGATCATTTGTCTCTGGTAATACCTTCTTCGTGAAAATACCCATAACCTTCATAAATTTAtctatgaaaaataattcttgataccatttttctttctttttgtgGAAATATTTCAAGGAAACATTTTTATACAtcaataggcctactcatttATCCGTaccaatttgattttttttctttattattttctgtTGCAGGAAAATGGTGTGAATCCACTGAAAATGAACGTACAAACGTTGAGAAACCACTTCTCGGGTGGTTCCGGGGGTAACAACAATGCTACCAACCCACCAAACAACAGTTCAAGCAGTTTTCTGCGAAGCACTGCTGTCAACTCACCAAACAGCAACAACAACAGTCCCAACAGTTTCATGCgcaacaacgttgccaattcaCCAAACAACAACAGTTTTCTGCGTAACAAGAGCAACGCGTTTCCAGTGAACAACAACACCATTTCAAATGGCGGCATCAGTTACGATAGACAACAACAACCGCAACAGAATGGACCCACAACCACAACAACGTCGCATCGAACTCAGATCCCTGTGTCGAAATTTACGCGCGGTAATTCtagtgaaaatttgaaacatccTCTAATCGATAAATGGCAACAAAAGTTCGAGGACTCAGAACGCAATCGGAAGACATTGCTCACCCAAAACCAGAAATGTgagagaatttttttattaatagaaaCGTTTATTACAGTAATTTGTTACGTAGGATGATGTATCGGCtactaataaaattacaattgATCACGTGTTTAATGAGGTCTCGATTAAAAGACCAGGAGATGGAAGTAGGATCTGTCCTATGTTTAAAAAAATGGAATTTAAGTAAATCTGTTACACATTCATTATAACatcgaataaaaatataatctttatttttattttaaaaaaaccaTATAACAACGACCTTGAAAGCTTCTTAATAATTTCAGGCATAGTTTAAACAATAACTTTTTAGTTTGCTTTTAAATACTGTATTTTGTTATCTCTTCTATcgtcaattattatcattatcagaCACAGCATTTCAAAAAATTGGGTTctaaaagattatttttttcaatcagagTAAGCCTTAAGCGCATAAAAGCATTGCTTTCCATTGATTTCATTCTACTTTGGTCTTTATACTATAGGAACAACATTTTCTATACGgtacttatttttcaatctaCGCTTGTGAATATTCCCTTATTGAATCAATGGAATTCTTTTTTGCGCTACAGACTAGCAGAAACAGGGATTTAGGGGGTCTTGGAAGTTTGCCAGTCAACCATTTATGCAGTACTGTATGCAAAATATACTTTGATTTCCGAAAGATTTTCGACTAAATATCATTTCAATAGAAAACTGGAAAAAACgttaaaaacataaaattagCATAATGGCAaacaattgaattattgaaaaattggagAGATGAGTGCACGCTCCTCCTTATTCACTTTTTATGAATCTGGAATTATTTTTGCAGTAACAAGAGAGCATGCAGACCTGGAGAGGAAGTTCAATACACTGCAACAAAATCTCCTTTCAAGTACCAGAGCTCTCAAGGAAAGAGAGGATCAATTGGAACATCTTCGTAAATGTGAGTAATGCAACGTAATATTTTTAGACTTTTCTAGCTTATTTCTAGTTTATGTATTCATTACTATTAATTGTATCCAATATTATAACTATTCAACGAAAATCAGAAACTAGATAGCTCTAATTTGCTTGAAaccttttctgttcaaaaatttcTGAAACTGGTGGTCGATAAATGGAATAATCTGACAATTAGCTACTACGACAGTACAGGTCTAACTGTTAACATACCGTACTCCATTTACTAGACTATACTCTAGTATCAAGGTAGTGCCTGGGCTATGAAGATGAGGCCCAGTGCCTTGAAACGCGTCAAGACTTGATAGCctgtataggtgcgtacagatataccgccgcgaacataagcaattcacttttaatcagctgatgccaagcttcttctatctgtatcttaccgtttctgtaaaaatactgatataatcagctgatgccaagctttttataactgtatcttaccgtttctgtaaaaatacagatataatcagctgatgccaagctttttatatctgtatcttaccgtttctgtaaaaatacagatataatcagctgattaaaagtgaattgctcatgttcgcggcgcgtaaatctgtacgcaccttaacaagTGAGGAATGTACAGTGGTAGATGTAGAATTTGTTACTCTCAGTGCCAGTttcacaacagccggttaaattttaaccgtgattaattccactagAACCACTcaaagaagccgtcttttcaaaaattccttccctgattggttctcgtgaaattaatcacggttaaaattcaaccggctgttgtgcaaccgggccttagagtGAAAGTAAGTTCGAGTTAATCAACGATTCTTACTTAGAAGTCCTACAGCttaaaacattaaaatgtaCTCACCTCAGCACAAATTCTTCTATCACTTAATAGGCTACGAAAACAGTTTTTCACAAAACTTCACGTTTGTCAAATTGTATAATGTTTTGTTCACAAAAATTACCTATAGTTGTAGAAATATTTTCACGTGACCAGAAAGTCTCAGAGATTTTCTTCATTACAAAAAACTTAGTTCGCTAAAAATTAAGTGAATTATGCTTTTAGTACAAACAGGATTCTTTTCCATGCTCTAGTAAATGAGAAGTGATTATAGGAAAAGCTGAATGCAAGATGTGTACACACTTGACACACAAGGAAATATGTTGTGTTGATCGTAAAATTGACATGTCTGATGGGTGCACATCTCAGATTTCTGTTGCTCCTGTTCTATGGTTCCTTCAAATTTCTTTGGAACAAGCCCCATATCCAGATCTCTTCTACGTCTTGAATTATTCTCCTACTCGGGGCTCGGTCTACTGTGAGTTGCGCCCTGGAAAACCTGGCGTAATCTCCACAGCACCTTTTTACTAGGTCTATTGGATTTGTTTCCAATTAATTCCTTGTCAATAATTGAGATTTAGGTGATATTCCATAGTATCTGTTGAATTGCTTTGTGTACAATGGGATGCTTGAAAACGTGGAAAAAATTAGATTCATATCAATTTTGTGCCCCTAAAATTTTCTGCCCTGACTAGTCGCCCATCTCTTGTTTATAGAATAGAGCCGCTGCTCGTAATAATTACACCTCAATGAATTTTCTTTCtcactattgtgaggtccacgttataatgacagtatttgatcaactttggcgttgctatccttgtctaagacaaagcaggtagtactatccttttcttgctcCACAACTATGCCAaattgtttttgacaatgtagaaagataattaatcaaggcagagaatcggcaacgctgttctcccatctcaatccactgtcattataacgtggatctcactatagcataACACTTCTTTATTAGACGTAAATATAAATAGAGTACCTATGAAGGCTGATGAGTTGATGATAATCAATGTATTATGTAATGTAGTTTATTGGGAAATATTCTATACAAATATCCAGATCTTCAagaagataataaattattatagagcAAGTGCTGgtaattgaacattatttttatcccattcaaattcaaaattctgtggtttattgtcaaaaccatttatgaaagaaataaatgaggtttttgtcattttttcaGTGTCGGAACAAGTATGCAAAGAGTATGATCAGATGAAAAATCAGTATGACTTGGAAACATCTACGATGCAGAAAGCCATACAAAGAGCATCACAGgtatgtaggcctacaatacTGTACGGTACCTTCCTTCCTAGGTGCTTTGCAATCTATTTAAAATACTAGATTTATTACTATTTCCATACTAGGCctatatcaattttataattttttattatcagtttccattataataataatatcgtgtgacctggctggctcaggtctggtgtcagagttttcaggtcgcaactgatcaatttcagggcctctgacatgacctcaCGACTGCTTtgtaggcagccgggaccgacggcttaacgtgtccatccgaaacacgggagtggctcaaaaaaaaaaaaagtggGATTAGTTTCCATTGATACTATTATACAtatttatccaataaataaagtGGAGAATTGAAACACTCATGTTTAAAAAGTGTCAGTTTTTAGAGTTACTCTTAAACAATATtgttattacagaaaaaatataaGATAGATACTTCGCTGACAATTCCAAAATACAGTTTATGTTAAGTATACTTTTTGAATCGATATTTACAAAtctctatcaataaaataaataatatgaactaCCTAATCattagaatcaataaaatagcaTAAATAGAATTTACACTTATTGGAGCAAGCTTCAACTATTGTATTGCCTCTACaactgtttcataaaaacttagaagtcctgtaatacaggaacagctgattttatcggctatattgagcatacCCCGTTTCATAAAACTTATGTCACCTAATACAGGATACTAATAcgggagaatcaccattccaataatgctcaatatagccgataaaatcagctatctctgtattacaggacttctaagttTTCATGAAAACCAATAGCCTGATATGATATGATagtatgattatgattatattatctttctatttttatggtGAACAAGCTTCCTTCTAGTGGCATTGGAAGGTGATACCAGCTGATTGGTGTTAACATTAATAACCCCATGCATTTttcatacatttatttttattatgttgatagaaatttttatttctatatgaattgaattttttataaatgaattcCATTACTGCATTCtttgttaaataaatatattgtttcttatttttattatctttagaagaaataattatcaaaagatgcCCATTTTATCAGGTGATGAAAAGATATTATTAgccaatttgaaaaataaccaGTACCGTATGAAATTAGTTTTGAAACCTTGTGAAGACTGTAATCTTTTCAGTTGCTTTTTTAACGTCGATGATGTCTCATCTTTTTCAGCAGGTTTTTAATGTTAGTGCTAAGTTGTTTTTAAAGGTTTTATTTGTttccagatttttatttctagcaattttaataaatttgagaattttaaatttatcattttttgtgaTATTTAAACGAGTGTACAGTGATCAATCGGTATGTTGTTAAGTTACTTGATTCTATATAAAAAATAGCGCTATTCTTTGGAATACTGTAAATAATTTGTCATATTATCATATTCATTCAGTAGgctatattttttctctattaaaaattgtttattcatgtagttaatagttttttaataatatttatctttttaacattagttttaacagaaatatttaaattatttttaaatgtaaaagaacaTTTCTGTTTGAGCATCATCTAGACCTACTTGTTACACAGTATCAATTGACATGAAATATGAAATgttctattttaaaatttgaatatagtTGGACTTAAGTAATGGGGTTTCTAATAAAACTCCtgattatgaaattaatattttgaaagaatgtatcttaaacttcattgatttattttctttctattctaATATGACTTATTCCAAAACTCAACTTTTTAGGGgctcatatttcaaaaaaaaaactattttccattttttttttactcaatattaataatattaaaataaagaaaCTTAGAAATAATATGTCACTAGTAAAAAGTTCCTGAAAATCTGATGCACAGCCTAATTTTGCACAGTCATGCAAGTCACAACTTGCATATTGCAAATTGCAAATTTGGATAcggatttcaatttttcaagcaGGAAATAAGTTAAATAAAGTTTTATCATTTGAAcaggaaataaataaaatcaaatgaaatttgtacctatttacaaaaaatgtagcCTACAACACATTTATGTCTTATTTTatgattattacaataaattattattttccaattatatgaataatccaaataaatattctaagtATGAGAATGAAAGTTATGTTGAGACTAAAAAAGTCAAGATGAATTGTGAATGAAGCTGTGAGGAACGGAGAATGaagtgaattataattattattaccaaCACATTGTAACTTCCTACTGTATTATTGAAATTACAGatgaaataatgtattttaatGTAATTTGCAGTGGTACAAGGAGAACAGGGAGCTGAAGAGGAGAAGCACCGTTCTGATTCAGAAGGTGATGCAATTCTCGCCGGAAAATGCCATGGAGTTGGTCGACGAATCTGATGGCACGGGCAGCGACTCTGCCACCGACGAGATCGAAGTCATGAGGAAAACTATTCAAGGTACATTAGGAAATTATAAGATATGTAATTAATATAATAGCTGAATTAGTACCGGTACTGCATAGATGAATAGCCTACTCAAAAATAGCGTGATGTTCGTCTAAGCTATCTCAActgattaaataaaattgtacatgaatttggatgaataaatgaatagcctctctacaaaataaaaacataatattttggCGTTCTCTGCTAAGAATTCCTATCGAAAAAAGGgagaatattttaattattactaaacgaaaatccaaattaaatgctgcaaatcaccccgaagacctccgctactgcaaatattgacaacagggtaaacagctaaatggtcccgggctgacaaataattttttaataaaagcgCTCATAAAATTTCCATCTacctgtttaccctgttgtcaatatttgcagtagccgAGGTCTTCGgtgtgatttgcagcatttaatttggattttcgtttaatttattcattaactaGCATATTTGAACAAgtgaaatttctaatttatttccatctggaGACTATTTTCTTTGCATcccaattatttatgtaaaaattcaaGAGAATCTTTGATAATAAACAGTATAAAATATCTATCAAAACataatgttttgtttttctcttgaaaaatatcatatctACAAAAGGAAGATACTTTTATAATAtaacagaataatttttttatctttaattattaaacaactaggcgtcaggctcgcttcgctcgccatatccgtctatagccagggggctccacccctggactcccgactggatcgtccaaaaatgagatcagcgggctcgcttcgctcgcctacatgtagacctcagcggaacctttgtaccgaatttgaacgttttatgtcaatttgatctcaaaaaattgagaaaacgaAGAAAAACGCTGGTaaaaacatctgtttctatatcggcgtatctttggcgaacaaaattcttccacctcagctgaacctgtgtactgaattttttaaaatatatttccattcattattgaaaaaggtgagaaacgcagaaaagctgaaaaaaacgctaattttgggcgttattacaaattccttcaaacacaacattatcacaccccagcgagcttctgtagtaaatttgaacattttctgttcatttgttcttcaTAAAGCAGAGAAAGCGCAAAacaaacgcagattttgggcgtatctttggcattatttttaatttcttctaacacaacattattacaccctagcttagtttctgtactaaatttgaacaatttctgttcatttgttctcgataaagttgagaaaacgctggaaaaacgcagattttgagtgtatctttgacgttattgcaaattccttctaacacaacattattataccCTAGCTGAGCGTctttactaaatttgaacattttctgtccatttgttctcgataaagctgagaaaacgctaaaaaaaacgcagattttgggcgtatctttgaaaatttttgcaatccgttcttattgcgcctctaaagggccaactgaacatacctaccaaatttgaacgtttttggtccggtagatttttagttctgcgagtgagtgagtgagtgagtcagtcagtcagacagtgagtgagtgccatttcgcttttatatttatagataCTATAAAGTCTCTGATAACAGTGTAAAATCAGATATTCGTCTTTCATTACTTGATACAGAATTTCATTGTATTCCAATGTGGAACAATTCATCAGCacttttgatatttcaaatttattataaatagctTCATCGAATTTGATGAATTCTCTATTATCATTCTAAACTACAAGTTGTTTTTGTGTGCAGCACTGAACAAAGATGTGGCTCGACTGCAGGCAGAGTTGAACGCAGCTCGACTGCAGGAGTTCGAAGCACAGGAGCAGAGCATCGACCTGACATCCGCTCTCGACGAGGAGAGGAAGGCTAGGGAACGGCTAGAGAGTGAACTAAACGTGAGCTATCTACCAAGTCAACATCAATCATTCACTATCCAATACTtcatattcatttcaattataaaaacaactagaataataataataatactaagtgtgatgcccacataaagTTCCttttaggcttgtgcgtgggtaatgagtgtgAGAGgggtgatgatgagagatgacaactactttttaggtagtcgggaccgctTAATCGACTCttccgaaagacggggtggccgtatctatgtgattgtgcttttttcccggtcgagattcgaactcgggttctttTGATTATTAGACCGACGTGTTATCATCTACTCTTACGAGCCACCCACGGCTCGGGTGGGTGCCCACCCGAAGTGGCCACCCACTTTGGAGGATAGGCTAGGGAAAGGCTAGAGAGTGAACTAAACGTGAGCTATCCACCAAGTCAAGAATAATTCTCCACTATCAATACTTTATATTTACTTCGATAGCCTGATAAAACAACCAAAATAACACTTTGAGCAGCCTATTTACTGGTACCtcattttaaaatagtttatcACCAATAGTCAGAAACTAACTGAACAAACAAGCAACTGCATAAGGCATCAATACATATAAGACTtcataaaagtttcaaaaaacaGAGTACAATCGTAAAAACACACTGTAGACCTTACTGTTCGGGCTGGAGGTGATGCAATGGTTACATCAAGTCTTGAATAAAGTTTGAACTTATTACGGTATAAATTCTTGAATATTGTAGAATATATTCAAGCAATAAGAAAATCACTAAATAAGTCACTATTCATTAATAAGTCATTTTacttgatgtaaaagttgtctATCCACTTATATTGAACAACATTTTTATCCGTATTAGAAACAGTAACTTATTTAGtgaattaattatgatgttctacaaaatttgtgaattttcCATCATCTTTCATATATGTATTCATATATGTATTCATATatgtattctattttattctattccggtagtatgataataatatcgagAATCGAGTGATCTGGCTGACTTATTAGGTCTAGTGtcttcaggtcgcaactgatcaatttcggATTTGAAGCGGGGCCTCAGAATAAAGCAAGCATCCAATCCACTAGACTACGGCTACTCCTCCGAAACTAAAAACAATAATACCGGTACctatatattctattatattccaGCCCCTTACCAAGTGAACTCaaattcttgatttttttcatgGTAACATTTTTTTCCCAGTTTCTTTCTTGTATTGTCTATTCATGTTTATTCTATGTGTATATTTATGCTTTAATCACTATTTAATATTATGCGTATTTACTGGtacaatgatatatatatatatattgtgtattaagatttttttgtttgaatgttgtttttttaatgtgtgggaatatttattcaattttcaacggTACATCaccaatttcacaaataaataggGTAAGGTATTTAGTTCATTCCAATAAttgttattctattctattccagtTATTCTCTAAAATACGTAGGCCTAACCGTAATGCATGTTTGAACAGGAGCTGCGCGCGATGAAAGAGAACATGCACCGGGTGAGCCGGCTGGTGGCAGCCGAAGTGAGTTCCCTGCGCGCCGAGTGCAGCCTGGCGGGGCAGAGGGCGGCGCATGCGCAGAAGGAGGCGGCTGAGGCGCGCAAGGAGCGCAGTGTGTTGGCGCATCAGTCGCAGCTCCTCATGCTGGATGCGGCTGCTGACGAGAGGCTGGTCAGTGTCCTCCAAGAGGTCGCCTCGATCAAGGCCACCCTCGAGGAGGAACGCAACAGGCATGCCTTCCAAATGCAACAGTTGCAGGTAAAACAAATACAACTGTCATATTTTTAAGTAGATTCTCCGTACAATGAACTCCACTTGCTCCCCGTCATCAACAAAGCCAAAAATCAATCAAACCATTTTTGTACCTTCTTGCAGCACCAAGAAAAAACTCCCAAACCATGATAATAGATAATTAAGGGCGTGGATCAAGTGCCCACTCCCTCCCCGCCATcaacaaaactgaaattcaaTTTCACTCGCTCCCCGcccttaaataataataattatttattggttTATTGGTTTATTATACTGTCATGGATAATGACAAGCACCATATGGACAATAGTCATACAATAAAGAGAAAACAACATATTGACACAACACAACAATTTTGtacataataaaacaatatcgTACATCataacacaaataataaaacaacaatTAGCCTATATCTAAGACCATACAACATTTATAACTAATGCAACGTATTCAATGGTCGAAGATACTTCGCCACTCATAAAAACATTTCTCTAATAGCCAACATTTTAGATTAGTCTTAAAAGAGTTTAGGGTTTGGGCAGCTTTAATATTCTGTGGTAAACAGTTGAACACTTTTTTGCCAATGTAATTTGGGTTGTGCTCATAAAACCCTGTCCTGTGCTGTTCAACTCTGACTAAGCCCCTGTatcttgtattgtgttgatgAACATCCACACCTGTCAGTcaatcatctttcattttataagCAAAGATTGCCAGATTGTACAAATAGAGACTAGGAACCGTCAAAATTCTATTATCTTTGAACAGCGATCTACATGAGAAACGGGGTGGCTTCTTAAATATGATTCTTAGGACTCTCTTTTGGGCACAGAAGATAGAGGCAGAGAATCTTGATCCTCCCCACAGCAATATCCCATAAGACAGTAATGACTCATAATATCCATAGTAAGCAGAAATCACTGCCTCATGAACTAATTATACTGTTACCTCGGTTTAGGATATGGTACAAAAATGTTATCTTGATAGTAAATCAATATACAAAAATATGGTGTAATTGAATTCTAGTTTGGTTGATGGCGGGGAGCAAGTGGACTTAGCTCATACAATGCCTACGGAATGCAAACATTTCAGGTAAATAGCGTGAGATAGCCATAAGAGCCTGTTTTTAGCAGTCGCAGATTGGTGTAGGTCATTTTTCAAATctctattcaattttaaaatattttctcaatagcatacctattaaattaataattcatttataatagGCTACTGTACACACAGATAATAGCACCGTAAGTTTGAGTTGCAAAGTGATGGgggtaaatatttaaaatttctgtttaattTCGGAATAGTTTATcctaacaatattataaatagtcTGTTAAATAGTAAATGTATCGGTATAGGTTTaagtagaataataattgttagtTCATTCATAGGTCAAACAGATATCACCACAAATTTCAGAATTTCTTGGACCATTTTTACTGTAAAGTATATTCATGGTCTGAATACATGATCGAAGAAGGTCGGATAATTTTAAtcttattcaaattcaagttcCTTTAAATCATGGAACTGTATTTTCCTTGCGAGAATCTCCAAGGTGTTAAAAATCTTATGTTTGAAACTGTTTACACTCTTTGGAAAATAGATTTAATATGATCAGACTTGCATcttgcagtaggcctacttattgAAACGTGAAATCTccatatatttaatatttaaacaATAGAATTTGAGAAAAGTTATTTCTTTTAGTCAAATTCAGTTGTGTATTTTTCATATAGCCCATTTCCTTACGtttatttgtttaaattttcaCATACTAAACGTGTGGAATAGTAACATATAGAACATTCCGAATCACATTATTTAACAAACATGATCgatttacattattttttgttcacACTTAATACTGAAAAGTTATAAGCTCGAGTCAAAACAGCATAGCTGGAATAACGAAGGAACCTCTTACATTTCATGTCATGGCATTCTAAATCATtcctcaattattatttcatgataTATTTTCAGGATAAACTGGAAGAGCAAGAAGAGCAAGCCCAAATAGAACTGCTGGAAGAGAAGCTGAAACTGGCTGAATCTGAATTGATGTGTGCACTACAGCGAGCCGAAAGAGCTGAAAAGCACACCGATGAACTTTCAAGCAAATGTAAGTTACTGGTAACGCttccattcattttttaatgAGAGTTATAAAACAATAGATCCGATTACTTTTTTAGACCAATCTTTTCATAATTGGTATTCGACACATTGTCAAAAAGATGGTAACCAAACTCCACATTATTATGCATATGACCATGATAATATATGGTTGAATTGGTTGATTCCTCATTATGGGAATTCTTGCAAGCATCAGATGATTGGCTATTCACTGCTGTGCATGCTGGGCCCATCGAACCTTATTGTTCATTATTGCACAAGACTTTGAGCCTTGTATAATGACATATTCGAACATTTTTCGTTATTATACAAGTCTTTGGGTATTCTTAAATTCTTCTATATAATACGGGAGAGTAGGGTTGTGCTTGTTCGTTtcttcgcatcaaaacatgtcaacttgtagATTgtataccggaaaaacgggaatgatttagatctccaaattttgcacataga comes from the Nilaparvata lugens isolate BPH chromosome 1, ASM1435652v1, whole genome shotgun sequence genome and includes:
- the LOC111047751 gene encoding shootin-1; translation: MNVQTLRNHFSGGSGGNNNATNPPNNSSSSFLRSTAVNSPNSNNNSPNSFMRNNVANSPNNNSFLRNKSNAFPVNNNTISNGGISYDRQQQPQQNGPTTTTTSHRTQIPVSKFTRGNSSENLKHPLIDKWQQKFEDSERNRKTLLTQNQKLTREHADLERKFNTLQQNLLSSTRALKEREDQLEHLRKLSEQVCKEYDQMKNQYDLETSTMQKAIQRASQWYKENRELKRRSTVLIQKVMQFSPENAMELVDESDGTGSDSATDEIEVMRKTIQALNKDVARLQAELNAARLQEFEAQEQSIDLTSALDEERKARERLESELNELRAMKENMHRVSRLVAAEVSSLRAECSLAGQRAAHAQKEAAEARKERSVLAHQSQLLMLDAAADERLVSVLQEVASIKATLEEERNRHAFQMQQLQDKLEEQEEQAQIELLEEKLKLAESELMCALQRAERAEKHTDELSSKLKTLESETVSKAPAPPPMAPPPPPPPPPPPPPPPPPPPPFNHHLTAGDASATLKRASLTPSENGDQPANAVLQMANLLGIPRKTANAKPAQGGAIDDIINQIKGGRFTLKATEKPQKAKQDDQQPPAAVQEMMNVLGTLRRRPFRPPTSDVRPADCDRTDAPADIAL